CCATGTCAATAAAATCAGTGCATTATCTGCCTGTATCCTGATCCAGCATTGCCCCCATTTCCTGCAGTGAGGGCAACTCCTGCAGCGTGCGCAGGTTCAAGTCGTCCAGCAACTGACGGGTTGTGGCAAATAATTCAGGACGGCCCGGTGTATCGCGCGTCCCCACCACTTCAATCCAGCCGCGCGCCTCCAGCGTTTTAAGAATAGCGGATGCGACCGAAACCCCGCGTATCTCCTCGATGTCGCCGCGGGTTACCGGCTGATGATAAGCGATGATCGCCAGCGTCTCGAGCACGGCACGCGAATAACGCGGCGGCTTTTGCGGATTGAGCCTATCCAGATAAACCTGCATCGCAGGCCGGGCACGAAAACGCCAGCCGCTGGCCACCCGGGTCAGCTCAATACCCCGCCCCTGCCAGTCCTGCACCAACTCCTCTAAAATCGCCTCGATCTGGGTATGACTCAGCGGCACATCCGCAAGCCGTTTCAGTTCACTCAAAGGCAAAGGCTCAGTACTCGTCAGCAACGCGGTTTCAAAGATAAGTTTTAACGACCACTCGCCTTGTTCGCTGTGAATATTATTAAACCGTTTTTTTTCAGGCTTGAGCGCTGCGGACATAGATGACTCCAAACGTTGCAACCTGCTGTATTTCAATCAGATATTCTTTAGCAAGTTCCAGCATGGCGATAAACGTAACCACGAGTCTTGCACGGCCATCCGACAGATCGAAAAAGCTGTCGAAAGCGACATACTCGCCGCCTTTCAGACAGCGCAGAATATGCGCCATCTGTTCCCGGACGGAGAGTTGTTCGCGACGCACGGTATGA
Above is a window of Gallionella capsiferriformans ES-2 DNA encoding:
- the scpB gene encoding SMC-Scp complex subunit ScpB, whose translation is MSAALKPEKKRFNNIHSEQGEWSLKLIFETALLTSTEPLPLSELKRLADVPLSHTQIEAILEELVQDWQGRGIELTRVASGWRFRARPAMQVYLDRLNPQKPPRYSRAVLETLAIIAYHQPVTRGDIEEIRGVSVASAILKTLEARGWIEVVGTRDTPGRPELFATTRQLLDDLNLRTLQELPSLQEMGAMLDQDTGR